taacaaaagaaatttaaaccTCTCCATCTAAAGCATAACAGATTCATAATCAATTGGCTTGTAAATTTGAAGGTGAAGAAGCCAATGGAAGTACCTTTACACAAGTAGAGTTGTGATGTACTTGTATTTGCTGAAGAGGCTCTCTTATTTTGCTCTTTCCAAGAAAAGATATGAATGACCCTTTCTCCTCTGTTGAATGTTTCattgaagaatcttgaaaagAAGAAACTTCATTCTTGATAACCCTTTTTTCTGCTTCTAATTCTATTAATCTTCTTATAAGTTTCTCCTCAGCATCCCTAAGGAACTTGAACTTTGGAGGGGGTGAAGATCTTAGTCTGGTTAACTCATTTTCTGTTGAGGATTCAAAGAGTGGATTGAACCCTTGGCAACTGTAAGAATCAAGATTCTGAGTCTTAATTGGTGGTGAAGACAAGGGGGTAAGGATAAGGTCACTAAAGCTTTTGTTTCTTGAACATGTTCTACTTCTATCACCACATCTAGATTTACCATCTTCAGATTCCAAATCTTCTTTTGTTTCTTCCTTAATTGTGAAGAGAAATCTTGGAGGTCCACAAAGATTGTGTAGTCTCATTAACTCTGATTCTACACTATCTTCACCATAGCCTTTTAGCAACAAATCTTTGCTATTCCCTAAC
This region of Solanum dulcamara chromosome 9, daSolDulc1.2, whole genome shotgun sequence genomic DNA includes:
- the LOC129904374 gene encoding uncharacterized protein LOC129904374: MSSFSGLGIGLSFVFGCILMGLVAELYYLLWVRKRIPKNATEDQYNNTPYATELSHLFCWKKPNSVNNVSSQQLNNTVRNQEMNGHGHGHGQDQDLELGNSKDLLLKGYGEDSVESELMRLHNLCGPPRFLFTIKEETKEDLESEDGKSRCGDRSRTCSRNKSFSDLILTPLSSPPIKTQNLDSYSCQGFNPLFESSTENELTRLRSSPPPKFKFLRDAEEKLIRRLIELEAEKRVIKNEVSSFQDSSMKHSTEEKGSFISFLGKSKIREPLQQIQVHHNSTCVKVLPLASSPSNLQAN